AGCTAATGAATCTACAAGTGTTAAAACACCCGCTCCAGCCGTTTGCTGTATCGCTTGAATGTCATTTGTCGCATGCGCCATTAAATCACCTGTACGATGTGATTGATAGAAAGATGGGCTCATATTTGTAAAATGTTCATATAATTTCTTTCGTAATTGGCGGGCTAGCTTTAGAGACGACCCAAAAATCATAATGCGCCATACATATCGTAATACATACATAGTAATCCCTACAACGACTAAAAGAATAACCCATTTCAACAATTTTTCAGATGTTAATGTTTGATTATTAATTTCGTCTACGACGATCCCGATTACTTTTGGTGCTACAAGTTCAAGCAACGCTACTCCAAATAACAAAATAATTCCGATTATGTACGCTCGTTTTTCTTGTTTAAAAAACCAAGCTAAATTAAAAAATACTTTCATTTATATCCTCCTCCCCTAAAATGAGCGATGTTTTCAGTTTATCAAAAATACAGAATTTTTAAAAGTTTTAAATATCATTCCCATTCAAAAGAAAAGGACACTCTTAACGAGTGCCCTTTAGCGCTTATTTCGTTTGTTGCTTGCTCATCGCGCTCATCATTTGATTGATTTTCTTTTGGGAAGGTTTTTGTCCCATTTGCATCATCATCATTTTTAACATTTGTTCGTTAATTGGCGGATTTTTTTCTAAATAGTTCATCATGTATTTGCGGGCAATGAAAAATCCTAACGCCACGCCTGCTACTAGTGCTACTACGCCCACTAGAATACCTAACCAAATCGGCATATATTTTCCTCCTTCATGTTGTCTACCTTACAGTGTACTAAAACCTTTTCAATAAGACAAGATACTATTCGACATTTTTTACACATATGTTCGTACTTGTTTGAGAGGATTTAACCAACCATACTTTTTATTTTCATAATCCATCGCTAAAAATGTTAATTCACACTTCCTAAGCACCTCAAAGAAAGTTGTTTCCATAGATACATTTCCAGAGGTGTTCATTCTAATGTATTGTGATTTCACCATTATTTCGCCATACTCTGCTCCGGTATAAAGCCTATGTGTATGATGTGTTCTTTCATATTTACCAAGAACACGTAAAGCTTGTTCTAATCTATGATGAATTTTCATTACTTGTAGTGGCATCGTAATATACATCATTTGCTTATATAACACTTTCTTTTCCGAAAGGGACCCAGATTCTGAAAATCGAGCAAATAAATCGAAAAACAAATATTCACGACCAAAGTAAGCTTTCGCAATATCCTCTTGAATTAAATACAATTCATACGTTTTCATTTTTCCCCTCCCGATCTGGACAACCTTTTCTCTACATTATATAAAAGAAAATTTGCAATGATTGTCTGACTACGGAGAGAGAAAAAACTTTTTCTGTCGAAAAAACGCAATTACATAGAAAAATCTCCCCATGCCGGAGAGATTTTTCTAAAATCATTAAAGCATTTCTTTTACTTTACGAACAACGTTCTCTACAGTAAATCCATACTCTTCCATAATCTTCTCACCAGGAGCAGAAGCACCAAATGTATCGATACCTAGTACATCTCCATCAAGGCCTACGTAACGATGCCATCCGAATGTAGCACCCATTTCAATTGCGAAACGTTTCGTTACTGCTTTTGGTAATACAGATTCTTTGTACTCAGCAGTTTGAGCTTCAAAGCGATCCATAGATGGCATGCTGACAACAGCTGCATCAACACCGTCTACTGCTAATGCTTTTTGTGCTTCAACAGCTAAACTTACTTCAGATCCAGTTGCAAGTAGGATTACATCAGCTGTTTCTTTCTTACTTGGAGAAACTACATATGCACCTTTTGCTACTTTTTCATACGTATCGTCTTTTGCACCTTCTAATGTTGGAAGGTCTTGACGAGTTAAAACTAATGCAGTTGGTGTTTTTGTAGATTCTAAAGCTAATCTCCAAGCTGCAACAGATTCGTTACCGTCAGCCGGACGGATAACAGATACATTTGGCATTGCACGAAGCGCTGCTAATTGTTCAACTGGTTCATGTGTTGGGCCATCTTCACCAACAGCGATACTGTCATGTGTAAATACATACGTTACAGGCAATTGCATTAATGCTGCAAGACGAATTGCAGGACGTAAGTAGTCAGAGAATACGAAGAACGTACCACCGTAAGTTTTTAAACCGCCATGAAGTGCAATACCGTTCATTGCTGCACCCATCGCAAACTCACGTACACCGTACCAAATGTTTTTACCGCTGTAATCAGCTTTTGTAAAGTCTTTTTCATTATTCATATATGTTTTGTTAGAACCAGCAAGGTCCGCAGATCCACCGAAGAATGAGGGTACAGATTCTGCAATCGCATTAATGACAGCACCTGAAGAATTACGTGTTGCCGCTTTTGATCCTAATTCATAAGTTGGTAAGTTTTGTTCCCAACCTTCTGGAAGAAGACCGTTCATTGCCGCTTGTAGTTCGTTTGCTAATTCTGGATACGCTTGTGCATATTCACCTAACATTGTGTTCCACGCAGCTTGTGCTGTTTCACCAACATCTTGTACTGTTTTACGGAAGTTGTCATATACTTCTTCTGATACATGGAAATCTTGTTCAGCAGTCCAAGCATATGCTTCTTTTGTTAATTTTGTTTCGTCTACACCAAGTGGAGAACCGTGTGAAGCTGATTTTCCTGATTTGTTTGGAGAACCGAAACCAATTGTCGTTCTTACTTCAATTAGCGTTGGGCGTTTTTCGTCAGCTTTTGCTTCTTCAATTGCTTTTGCAATTGCTTCGATATCGTTTCCATCCTCAACACGGATTACTTGCCAACCGTATGCTTTATAACGATCTTCTACACTTTCAGAGAATGAACGATTTAAATCGCCATCTAAAGAAATATCGTTAGAATCGTATAAAACTACAAGACGACCTAATCCTAAATGCGCAGCTAATGAAGATGCTTCAGCAGAAACGCCTTCCATTAAATCGCCATCACCGCAAATCGCGTATGTAAAATGATCAACTACATTATACGCATCGCGGTTATATTTTGCTGCTAAATGTCTTTCAGCCATCGCCATACCAACAGCTGTTGAAATACCTTGTCCAAGTGGACCAGTTGTTGCATCTACACCTGCTGTGTGACCATACTCAGGATGTCCTGGAGTTTTACTTCCCCATTGACGGAAGTTCTTTAAGTCATCCATTGTTACGTCATAACCAGATAAGTGAAGCAGGCTATATAATAGCATTGAGCCATGACCTGCAGATAATACGAAACGATCACGGTTAAACCACGTTGGATTATTTGGATTATGTTTCATAAATTGAGTCCATAGTGTATAAGCCATTGGTGCTGCACCCATTGGCATTCCTGGATGACCAGAGTTTGCTTTTTCAATCGCATCAATGGATAATGTGCGAATCGTGTTGATAGAAAGTTGTTCGATTGAATGTGACATGCTATTCTTCCCTTCGCGTATAGTAGTAAACGTTTTATACATTTATATGATAGCTTCCCACGCAAGATTATACAACATGTATCGACAAATATGTTGATGTTTTTTTGATTTTTTATAAAAAAACCAATGATTCCGGGAATGTATGGGCATTCAATATGACATACTTTTTCATTATTTTTATTTTAAAAAGAAAGAGAATTATCTGTATTTTTATTCATTAATTTTAAATTCCAAAATGCAAAATATATCCTTCTCCACCTTTTACTCTGCGAAGTAAACGAATAAAAGACTCTAACTCTAAACATAGAGTATCTCGATCAAAAACATATTTTTCATACTCTCCATCCGTAATATTTTCATCTTCCCATTGATACGACGAACCTGTAAGTTCAATTGTTTCAGGAGTTAAAGAAACCATACTAACTAGCAAACAAAATAACTGTTCTGCTACCGCGGCTCCTTTTTGCTCAATTTTTGTAATGCCATAATAATGAATCCCAAATCCTTCTTCTCTTTTCGCTAGAATATACGTCGGCATCCAATGAATAAAATCTAGTAGATATACGATTACCTCATCACTTAATACAACACACTCCTCTATCTTTGCCTCTTTTTTATACAAAAAACTAGTTTCGATCCAATCCATACCTTCAAAATCCAACACTTCTTTATCATTTGAAACAAATACAAATTCATGCTGTAAGGCCAAAATATCCCCCGTTATTCAATAATAGCCAAATCATTTTTTCTTATTATACAAAAGAAGCACCTTATGTAGGTGCTTCCAAAAACAACTTATACGATTCTCTTTCGAATCGAACTCGAAATAAGGTCAATAATAATCACCATCAAAATAATGCCTAATAAAATAATACCTACACGGGACCAATTCCGTGAACTTAACGCAAAAATTAATGGTGTACCAATACCCCCTGCTCCAATAACACCTAAAATTGCCGCAGATCGTACATTAATTTCAAATCGATATAATGTATACGATAAGAAATCTGGTAACACTTGTGGCATCACTGCATACCAAAGTATTTGAAAACGATTTGCTCCTGTAGCAATTAACGCTTCAGTCGGCCCCTTATCTATATTTTCGATCCCTTCTGAATACAGTTTTCCCAACATTCCAATAGAATGTAAGCCTAAAGCTAATACACCTGCAAAGGAACCTGGACCAACGGCCTTTATAAATAAAAGAGCCATCACTAACTCTGGAAACGTACGAACAAAACTCAGTACAAATTTCCCGGTTCCTGAAGTCAATTTCCCCATACTCATATTTGTTGCCGCCCAAAACGCAAATGGTACAGATAAAAAAGCAGATATAAACGTACCTAATACTGCAATCGCTAACGTATCAATTAAACCGTGCAATAAATCTTCACCATCTGGCAACGATACATACGCCCAATCTGGATGTAATACACCTGTCATAATCGCTTTCGTAATTTGACCAGCTGTATCCTTTATCCCCTCTAGCGGGACTCCTGAAAATGCCCATACATATATAGCTATAAGTGCTATAAAAATAATCCAGCGATCTAAACTCGGTTTCTTCGGTTTTGGCACGATTATCGTCGTTTTACTCATCATAATTTCTCCCGTAATACTGTACTTATATAATCAATTAACAATACAACAACGAGTGTATACATAATAATAGAAGC
The DNA window shown above is from Bacillus clarus and carries:
- a CDS encoding YneF family protein; protein product: MPIWLGILVGVVALVAGVALGFFIARKYMMNYLEKNPPINEQMLKMMMMQMGQKPSQKKINQMMSAMSKQQTK
- a CDS encoding coproporphyrinogen III oxidase; the encoded protein is MALQHEFVFVSNDKEVLDFEGMDWIETSFLYKKEAKIEECVVLSDEVIVYLLDFIHWMPTYILAKREEGFGIHYYGITKIEQKGAAVAEQLFCLLVSMVSLTPETIELTGSSYQWEDENITDGEYEKYVFDRDTLCLELESFIRLLRRVKGGEGYILHFGI
- the tkt gene encoding transketolase, whose product is MSHSIEQLSINTIRTLSIDAIEKANSGHPGMPMGAAPMAYTLWTQFMKHNPNNPTWFNRDRFVLSAGHGSMLLYSLLHLSGYDVTMDDLKNFRQWGSKTPGHPEYGHTAGVDATTGPLGQGISTAVGMAMAERHLAAKYNRDAYNVVDHFTYAICGDGDLMEGVSAEASSLAAHLGLGRLVVLYDSNDISLDGDLNRSFSESVEDRYKAYGWQVIRVEDGNDIEAIAKAIEEAKADEKRPTLIEVRTTIGFGSPNKSGKSASHGSPLGVDETKLTKEAYAWTAEQDFHVSEEVYDNFRKTVQDVGETAQAAWNTMLGEYAQAYPELANELQAAMNGLLPEGWEQNLPTYELGSKAATRNSSGAVINAIAESVPSFFGGSADLAGSNKTYMNNEKDFTKADYSGKNIWYGVREFAMGAAMNGIALHGGLKTYGGTFFVFSDYLRPAIRLAALMQLPVTYVFTHDSIAVGEDGPTHEPVEQLAALRAMPNVSVIRPADGNESVAAWRLALESTKTPTALVLTRQDLPTLEGAKDDTYEKVAKGAYVVSPSKKETADVILLATGSEVSLAVEAQKALAVDGVDAAVVSMPSMDRFEAQTAEYKESVLPKAVTKRFAIEMGATFGWHRYVGLDGDVLGIDTFGASAPGEKIMEEYGFTVENVVRKVKEML
- the sirA gene encoding sporulation inhibitor of replication protein SirA, producing the protein MKTYELYLIQEDIAKAYFGREYLFFDLFARFSESGSLSEKKVLYKQMMYITMPLQVMKIHHRLEQALRVLGKYERTHHTHRLYTGAEYGEIMVKSQYIRMNTSGNVSMETTFFEVLRKCELTFLAMDYENKKYGWLNPLKQVRTYV
- the phnE gene encoding phosphonate ABC transporter, permease protein PhnE encodes the protein MSKTTIIVPKPKKPSLDRWIIFIALIAIYVWAFSGVPLEGIKDTAGQITKAIMTGVLHPDWAYVSLPDGEDLLHGLIDTLAIAVLGTFISAFLSVPFAFWAATNMSMGKLTSGTGKFVLSFVRTFPELVMALLFIKAVGPGSFAGVLALGLHSIGMLGKLYSEGIENIDKGPTEALIATGANRFQILWYAVMPQVLPDFLSYTLYRFEINVRSAAILGVIGAGGIGTPLIFALSSRNWSRVGIILLGIILMVIIIDLISSSIRKRIV